One Oxobacter pfennigii DNA window includes the following coding sequences:
- a CDS encoding EAL domain-containing protein, translating into MEYAPLLFSLLFFTAFAIYLFFGIYIIHLNPKASLNKLFLIVCISLCLWSFGFSIANSAPDLKTCLFWRRISALGWSSIYSILLHFLLVLTGKTSVLKRGWFCLMLYFPALINLYVFSLSDNMAALQYSLIKLDYGWINVAVNNGWDLFFYFYYGGYTLACLGLVFIWQRKATDKNIRMQAMLICISLFAALLLGSLTDVVLSSNLTNPLPQMAPVFTLIPIMAIYYSIKRYGLMHREMLDQDELILNDEMRAILFQYLSAGYFAAGLLGFLSEYLPHRLQGTGNIYSALLTGGLLFGTGFAFQIIQRLKNENIKNTLNMIVLLSSIPLITLRFLQYTGITVWVFPIILMIISLIFNKRSLLLSITAVAIATQILIWICKPKAMVQVDGFHYLLRIGLFVMALWIGLYVNKIYVSKLKENACQIGFQKIISEISFDFVSVNQTNFEAKTNHLLDAIGRFFQVDRTYIFLFNHEDNTMTYTYEWCTQGIEPEIGTIRDVPLSLFPWWTEQLKSNKPVCVEDVSKLKAEAGAEKKQFEKVKSLVAIPIEGNGNIQGFLGIDSIVSPRKWSEDEIKLLKILANLLADGFIKVKAEKKIEFMAYYDHLTGLPNRTLFEDRLTQAIHLAKRSGKFVGVMFMDLDNFKTVNDTMGHNGGDKLIQEVAQSLAQRLRKTDTVARFGGDEFLILINSIPDSKDIARITDKLMGLFERPFNIGGQEFFITGSAGVATYPVDGEDPETLIKNADISMYKAKSKGKNQYVLCTENMKDEVQQNMMLSNSLYHAKERNELVIFYQPQIKLYTGQITGVEALLRWNHPQLGMISPGIFIPLAEKNGLINIIGEWVLKTASNQNKKWQDMGMPHLRMAVNLSAAQFKNPHLVDNVNRILKETGLSPEYLELEITESIAINEANYIIDTLDKLKNLGVSISIDDFGTEYSSLSRLKMLPLDRIKIDMQFVQGIEGNEKDQAITKIIINLAKSLELEVLAEGVETALQSEFLNGKMCDEVQGYYYYKPMPAEEFEILLKSGANKRVEY; encoded by the coding sequence ATGGAATATGCACCCCTGTTATTTTCCTTATTGTTTTTTACTGCATTTGCCATCTATCTTTTTTTCGGAATATATATTATTCATTTAAACCCTAAGGCAAGCTTGAACAAATTGTTTTTGATTGTTTGTATTTCTTTGTGCCTATGGTCTTTTGGATTTTCCATTGCCAACTCCGCGCCGGATCTAAAGACCTGTCTATTCTGGAGAAGGATTTCCGCTCTCGGCTGGTCATCTATCTACAGTATATTGCTGCATTTTCTATTGGTATTGACAGGCAAAACCAGCGTCTTAAAGCGCGGCTGGTTCTGTCTGATGCTGTATTTTCCCGCACTGATCAATCTATACGTTTTTTCTCTATCCGATAATATGGCAGCCCTTCAGTACAGCCTGATAAAGCTGGATTACGGCTGGATTAATGTAGCCGTTAATAATGGCTGGGATTTGTTTTTTTATTTTTACTATGGTGGATATACCCTGGCCTGTCTGGGGCTGGTCTTTATTTGGCAGAGAAAAGCCACGGATAAAAACATACGGATGCAAGCCATGCTGATTTGTATTTCGCTTTTTGCGGCTTTATTGCTGGGAAGTTTAACGGATGTTGTCCTGAGCTCAAATCTAACCAATCCGTTGCCGCAAATGGCTCCAGTATTCACTTTAATCCCCATCATGGCCATTTATTACTCAATCAAGCGTTACGGCTTGATGCACCGGGAAATGCTCGACCAAGACGAACTGATTCTCAATGATGAGATGCGTGCCATATTGTTCCAATATTTATCCGCTGGGTATTTTGCAGCCGGTTTGCTGGGTTTTCTATCCGAGTATCTACCCCATAGGCTCCAAGGTACAGGCAATATATATTCTGCTCTATTAACGGGCGGATTATTGTTCGGCACCGGTTTTGCCTTCCAAATTATACAGCGCTTAAAAAACGAGAATATAAAAAATACGCTGAATATGATTGTACTCCTTTCCAGCATCCCTCTGATCACACTTAGGTTTTTGCAATATACCGGCATAACGGTTTGGGTTTTCCCTATTATTTTAATGATTATTTCTTTGATATTCAATAAACGAAGCCTGCTGCTTTCGATAACGGCTGTTGCCATTGCAACGCAGATCCTGATTTGGATATGCAAGCCTAAAGCCATGGTTCAGGTGGACGGATTTCATTATCTTTTGCGGATAGGCCTATTTGTCATGGCCCTCTGGATAGGACTGTATGTTAATAAAATTTACGTATCAAAGTTAAAGGAAAATGCTTGCCAAATAGGTTTTCAAAAAATAATTTCGGAAATTTCTTTTGATTTTGTAAGTGTAAACCAAACAAATTTTGAGGCAAAAACCAATCATCTTCTGGACGCAATAGGACGCTTTTTTCAGGTGGACCGTACATATATATTCCTATTCAATCATGAAGACAACACCATGACCTATACATACGAATGGTGTACTCAAGGAATAGAACCGGAAATAGGCACCATCCGGGATGTCCCCCTCAGCCTATTCCCCTGGTGGACGGAACAGTTGAAAAGCAATAAACCGGTTTGTGTCGAAGATGTAAGCAAACTGAAGGCTGAAGCCGGCGCGGAAAAGAAACAGTTTGAAAAGGTCAAGTCCCTGGTTGCCATTCCAATTGAGGGGAACGGGAATATCCAGGGGTTCCTTGGAATTGATTCCATTGTGTCGCCAAGGAAATGGTCAGAAGATGAAATTAAGCTGCTTAAAATTCTGGCTAACCTGCTGGCTGACGGTTTCATTAAAGTCAAAGCTGAGAAAAAAATTGAATTCATGGCCTATTATGACCACCTGACCGGCCTTCCTAACCGTACTCTATTTGAGGACAGGCTAACCCAAGCCATTCACCTGGCCAAACGGTCTGGAAAATTTGTCGGCGTCATGTTCATGGACCTGGACAACTTCAAGACAGTGAATGATACCATGGGGCATAATGGCGGGGATAAGCTGATTCAGGAAGTAGCGCAGAGTCTGGCGCAGCGTTTGCGTAAAACGGATACGGTTGCCCGTTTCGGCGGCGATGAATTTCTGATCCTAATTAACAGCATCCCCGATAGTAAAGACATTGCCAGGATCACCGATAAGCTCATGGGGCTGTTTGAAAGGCCGTTTAATATAGGGGGGCAGGAGTTCTTTATCACAGGTAGCGCAGGTGTCGCTACTTATCCGGTGGACGGCGAGGACCCGGAAACATTAATCAAAAATGCTGATATTTCCATGTACAAGGCTAAATCTAAGGGTAAGAACCAATATGTCCTATGCACCGAGAATATGAAGGATGAAGTTCAGCAAAACATGATGTTGTCCAACAGTTTATATCACGCCAAAGAACGGAATGAGCTGGTTATTTTTTATCAGCCCCAGATCAAACTGTATACAGGCCAAATAACCGGCGTAGAAGCCTTATTGCGCTGGAATCACCCGCAATTGGGTATGATATCCCCGGGCATATTCATCCCGTTGGCCGAAAAGAACGGTTTGATAAACATCATTGGAGAGTGGGTACTGAAGACGGCAAGCAACCAAAATAAGAAATGGCAGGATATGGGGATGCCTCACCTGCGGATGGCCGTAAACCTTTCTGCCGCCCAATTTAAAAATCCCCACTTGGTTGACAACGTGAATCGTATTCTCAAGGAAACAGGCTTGAGCCCTGAGTATCTTGAATTGGAAATTACGGAAAGTATTGCAATTAATGAAGCGAATTATATTATAGACACATTAGATAAACTGAAAAATCTGGGCGTATCCATTTCCATTGACGACTTTGGAACAGAATACTCGTCCTTAAGCCGATTGAAGATGCTTCCCCTCGATCGGATTAAAATTGACATGCAATTCGTACAAGGCATTGAAGGCAACGAAAAAGACCAGGCTATAACTAAAATCATCATTAACTTGGCTAAGAGCCTGGAGCTTGAAGTCCTTGCCGAAGGCGTGGAAACCGCTTTGCAGTCGGAATTTCTCAACGGGAAAATGTGTGATGAAGTGCAGGGATATTATTATTATAAACCGATGCCAGCAGAGGAATTTGAAATACTATTGAAGTCTGGTGCAAATAAAAGAGTGGAATATTAG
- a CDS encoding methyl-accepting chemotaxis protein has product MPRRKGSLKTKIVILMSIILTAICSGLGLMAYHNIYNSLSGNIEEMLPKIALEAARLIETKMSSQINSLEALASNEKIISFGSTQEENPGIEALLNQEVKRQGYKRMAVVNAHGYAAYNDGQKADIKNTDYFQEAIKGENFISDPIANGEVNNIEMIFSVPIKSGESIIGVVAAIRDGYELSNLAKEISVGKTGNVFIVTSDGRTIAHSNKEILSNLIKINTGGTATVSSATKAAGAGEIGVVSSATTTHESNGEESENKNYNVIKERMIKGETGFGEYEYNDVPMYLGFSPISYSEWSVAVQVEQGELLSGLSILKRDTILTSLIFLILSLMVVYFFAMRITKYLEKLKYYTTLLGEFDLTFEISEELLKQNDEIGEMSNYFRLFINSVHNMVTSIVNETQKVNALVAMSHQNIAALTMELEDAAATVQELSAGMEETASSTEEITATSNEIESAVETVAVKAQEGALSADEISKKAVALKDSSLKLQTGADQTRLTIKKSMDEALEKAKEVDKIKTLSEVILQISSQTNLLALNAAIESARAGEAGKGFSVVAEEIRKLAENSKSTVKEIQDTLDVILKAVENLANSSRQTLEYIETKVVDSYKESVLVGENYDQDAQSISYWATELSATSQQLLASIKTVSEGITEIAKAAEAGSEGTNHISYKVSKIKDKANEIKLETDDVKASADNLQGLVKKFKV; this is encoded by the coding sequence ATGCCCAGAAGAAAAGGGAGTTTAAAAACTAAGATTGTCATTTTGATGAGTATAATATTGACAGCCATATGCTCGGGATTAGGGCTTATGGCATACCATAACATTTACAATTCACTAAGCGGCAATATTGAAGAGATGTTGCCAAAGATTGCCCTTGAAGCTGCAAGGCTTATTGAAACTAAAATGTCAAGCCAGATTAACTCTTTAGAGGCACTGGCCTCAAATGAAAAAATAATATCCTTTGGAAGTACACAAGAAGAAAATCCAGGTATTGAGGCCTTGTTGAACCAAGAAGTAAAACGGCAGGGATATAAAAGAATGGCAGTGGTCAATGCCCACGGGTATGCCGCATATAATGACGGACAAAAAGCCGATATAAAAAACACAGACTATTTCCAAGAAGCCATAAAAGGCGAAAATTTCATATCGGATCCCATTGCAAACGGAGAGGTCAACAATATTGAAATGATTTTTTCAGTCCCCATTAAATCGGGAGAAAGCATTATCGGCGTAGTTGCCGCCATCAGGGATGGATATGAATTAAGCAATCTTGCAAAGGAGATATCCGTCGGTAAAACGGGAAACGTATTTATTGTGACTAGTGATGGCAGAACCATCGCCCATTCCAACAAAGAAATATTAAGCAACTTGATAAAAATAAATACTGGCGGAACTGCTACAGTTTCTTCTGCAACGAAAGCAGCTGGAGCTGGAGAAATCGGTGTGGTCTCGTCGGCCACAACGACACATGAAAGCAATGGCGAAGAATCGGAGAATAAAAATTACAATGTCATAAAGGAACGGATGATAAAAGGCGAAACCGGATTTGGGGAATATGAATATAATGACGTACCAATGTATCTTGGATTTTCCCCCATATCCTATTCGGAGTGGTCTGTAGCAGTACAGGTTGAACAAGGAGAATTATTGTCCGGGCTATCGATTCTAAAACGGGATACTATCCTTACATCTTTAATTTTCCTCATTTTAAGCCTTATGGTAGTATACTTCTTTGCGATGCGGATCACAAAATATCTTGAAAAGCTGAAATATTATACTACATTATTAGGAGAATTTGATTTAACCTTTGAAATATCCGAAGAACTACTTAAACAGAATGATGAAATTGGAGAAATGTCAAACTATTTCCGCCTATTCATTAACAGCGTCCATAATATGGTAACAAGCATTGTCAATGAGACCCAAAAGGTAAATGCTTTGGTAGCAATGTCCCATCAAAATATAGCGGCTCTCACAATGGAGTTAGAAGATGCTGCGGCAACTGTCCAGGAATTATCGGCAGGGATGGAAGAAACCGCCTCCTCCACTGAAGAAATTACCGCAACTTCCAATGAGATTGAAAGCGCAGTGGAAACCGTTGCAGTAAAAGCACAGGAAGGCGCATTATCCGCCGATGAAATCAGCAAAAAGGCAGTAGCCTTAAAGGACAGTTCACTAAAGCTTCAGACCGGGGCCGACCAGACTCGTTTGACCATTAAGAAAAGTATGGATGAAGCTCTGGAAAAAGCCAAAGAAGTCGATAAAATTAAGACTTTATCCGAAGTTATTTTGCAAATATCTTCCCAGACCAACCTGCTGGCTTTAAATGCGGCTATCGAATCGGCCAGAGCCGGCGAAGCCGGAAAGGGATTTTCCGTCGTTGCTGAGGAAATACGAAAATTAGCGGAAAACTCTAAAAGCACGGTGAAAGAGATCCAGGATACTCTGGACGTTATCCTGAAAGCTGTCGAAAACCTGGCCAACAGCTCCAGGCAAACTCTGGAATATATCGAGACAAAAGTAGTGGACAGCTATAAGGAATCCGTCCTTGTCGGTGAAAACTATGATCAGGATGCTCAATCCATTAGCTATTGGGCCACGGAGTTAAGTGCGACCTCTCAGCAACTGCTCGCCTCCATAAAAACAGTATCGGAAGGGATCACCGAAATAGCAAAGGCCGCAGAGGCTGGGTCCGAGGGAACAAATCATATTTCCTATAAAGTTTCTAAGATAAAGGATAAGGCTAATGAAATCAAATTGGAAACGGATGATGTTAAAGCCAGCGCAGATAATTTGCAAGGCTTGGTTAAGAAATTTAAAGTATAA
- a CDS encoding V4R domain-containing protein, with protein sequence MKDTFGNFEWKDIGDIELGRPAMGEKMHVAVYRMFHYSLRSVLEKSYGKEAVKHNLVEAGRLAGREFCEHVLDLSLPPADFFRLLRQNMAELGIGILEIEHADFDNMIFILKVSEDLDCSGVPVTGETTCNYDEGLIMGILEVYTGRKFIVKETDCWSTGDWTCRFHVVAI encoded by the coding sequence ATGAAAGATACCTTTGGAAACTTTGAATGGAAAGATATTGGGGACATTGAACTGGGAAGGCCTGCTATGGGAGAGAAAATGCATGTTGCTGTTTACAGGATGTTCCATTATTCTCTCCGCAGCGTCCTGGAGAAAAGTTATGGTAAAGAGGCAGTTAAACATAACCTGGTAGAAGCCGGACGGTTAGCGGGGAGAGAGTTTTGTGAACATGTGCTGGATCTCAGCCTTCCACCTGCGGACTTTTTTCGTTTGCTCAGGCAAAACATGGCTGAACTGGGCATAGGGATACTTGAGATCGAACATGCGGATTTTGACAATATGATCTTTATTTTGAAGGTATCCGAAGACCTGGACTGTTCAGGTGTGCCGGTAACCGGCGAAACAACCTGTAATTATGATGAAGGCCTTATAATGGGTATCCTGGAAGTATATACAGGCAGGAAATTTATCGTCAAGGAAACGGATTGCTGGTCAACGGGGGATTGGACATGCAGGTTTCATGTGGTAGCAATATGA
- a CDS encoding methyl-accepting chemotaxis protein: MNAIWKDKNRSFISIRTKLVCVIVLLIALAVAAVEIYSYKGRASEIERTVKEEQLNTAILTASRLETEIAKTVSTLETAANNSVFSSDDKDSIIKELLAIKEQNHIFSTVFMTDSALNRLNEKGEISSLAGREYMQEVQKTKKTVISHEILISQATQKPSLMIATPVKVPGAPERYLGISVNIDNLQGIVAAGKKNDSNYSFAFDGKNGMVFAHPFQEYVGSLKFINPDEKDKALVPPELQAMVKEATAGHSGSQIYTFNGSKIIAAYTNIPGTSLGVSARMTYDEAMAPVMKERNSAFMITLITSLLSTIVALAGAKYIADPIRNIADQANIIASGDFTQSKTILVKGKDEIGHLQQDFRDMAGMLRSTMEQIGQAAAQIASASEELEASAEQSAQGAGQVAATVSQVAAGAMDQAKAANDTVQTVQAIGEEINGIAQHTCAVEDVSQSSASAALEGGKALRYAIDSITNINGIVQNTAGTIRSLENFSDRIIQIVDTIAGIASQTNLLALNAAIEAARAGEHGRGFSVVADEVRKLAEQAKESAGSIAQIIDEVQSQIQVAIDRMDKSAQEVFKGQEVVLAAGKSFEVIQQQIDDVHQAVQGITASVQVLSASGSKVTAAVEKIRDISNETAANSQTISAATEEQSAGIQEIASSAEALAQLSGQLESMLKQYKF, from the coding sequence ATGAACGCCATCTGGAAAGACAAAAACAGGAGTTTTATCAGTATCCGCACAAAACTTGTCTGCGTGATCGTGCTGCTTATTGCCTTAGCTGTCGCTGCCGTAGAGATATACAGTTATAAGGGCAGAGCCTCAGAAATTGAAAGAACAGTTAAAGAAGAACAATTAAATACTGCAATATTGACAGCATCCAGACTGGAAACAGAAATAGCCAAAACCGTTTCCACCCTGGAAACAGCAGCCAACAATAGTGTTTTTTCATCAGACGACAAGGACAGTATCATCAAAGAACTGCTTGCTATAAAAGAACAAAATCACATTTTTTCCACAGTTTTCATGACGGATTCGGCTCTCAATAGGTTGAATGAAAAAGGTGAAATAAGTTCTCTGGCCGGCAGGGAATACATGCAGGAAGTTCAAAAAACAAAAAAAACGGTTATATCCCATGAGATTCTCATCTCCCAGGCTACCCAAAAACCATCACTCATGATTGCAACGCCCGTCAAGGTTCCCGGCGCACCTGAAAGATATCTGGGGATTTCCGTCAATATCGACAACCTTCAAGGGATTGTGGCCGCAGGCAAAAAGAATGACAGCAATTATTCTTTTGCCTTTGATGGTAAAAATGGCATGGTCTTTGCCCACCCGTTCCAGGAATATGTCGGCTCGCTTAAGTTCATCAACCCTGATGAAAAAGATAAAGCCCTGGTTCCACCAGAATTGCAGGCCATGGTAAAAGAAGCCACAGCAGGACACTCCGGCAGTCAAATTTATACTTTTAACGGTTCAAAAATTATCGCCGCCTATACAAACATTCCGGGGACTTCCCTTGGTGTATCCGCCAGGATGACTTATGACGAAGCAATGGCCCCGGTCATGAAAGAACGTAATTCCGCCTTTATGATTACATTAATTACTTCCCTCTTAAGCACCATTGTGGCTTTGGCAGGGGCAAAATATATAGCCGATCCCATCAGAAATATTGCCGACCAGGCCAATATTATTGCGTCCGGCGATTTTACCCAATCCAAAACCATCCTGGTGAAAGGCAAGGACGAAATAGGCCATCTCCAGCAAGATTTCAGAGATATGGCGGGCATGCTCCGCTCCACCATGGAACAGATCGGCCAGGCAGCGGCACAAATTGCCTCTGCAAGTGAGGAACTGGAAGCAAGTGCAGAACAATCGGCCCAAGGGGCAGGCCAAGTGGCCGCAACGGTATCTCAAGTGGCGGCAGGTGCAATGGATCAGGCCAAGGCTGCTAATGATACGGTTCAAACCGTGCAAGCAATCGGAGAAGAAATTAACGGCATTGCCCAGCATACTTGTGCAGTGGAGGATGTCTCCCAATCATCGGCCTCGGCTGCCTTAGAAGGAGGAAAAGCGCTCCGCTATGCCATTGATTCTATTACCAACATTAATGGAATTGTTCAGAATACCGCAGGTACTATCCGAAGTTTAGAAAACTTTTCCGATAGAATCATCCAGATTGTAGATACCATTGCAGGTATTGCTTCCCAGACCAATCTTTTAGCTTTAAATGCAGCCATTGAAGCTGCCCGCGCCGGCGAACATGGCCGTGGTTTTTCCGTCGTTGCGGATGAAGTCCGCAAACTTGCCGAACAAGCGAAAGAATCAGCAGGAAGTATTGCCCAAATTATAGATGAGGTTCAGTCCCAAATCCAAGTTGCGATTGACAGGATGGATAAAAGCGCACAGGAAGTCTTTAAAGGACAGGAAGTAGTTTTAGCAGCAGGCAAATCCTTTGAAGTCATTCAACAACAGATCGACGATGTCCATCAAGCGGTTCAAGGAATTACAGCAAGTGTTCAGGTCCTGTCAGCTTCCGGCAGCAAGGTGACCGCAGCAGTAGAAAAAATACGGGATATATCCAATGAAACGGCAGCTAATAGTCAAACCATTTCTGCCGCTACTGAAGAACAATCGGCAGGAATACAGGAAATCGCCTCTTCAGCAGAAGCCCTGGCTCAATTGTCAGGTCAACTGGAGTCAATGCTTAAACAATATAAATTTTAA
- a CDS encoding hybrid sensor histidine kinase/response regulator, whose product MNNIRVQKSFFYIMLIIMAVSIAVPGIRQLSSDAPEAVNGTLDLRNYDTTDKTVKLSGEWEFYFDQLLTPSDFKSEQPAGRSVQKLPSSWRAYQIQGINLPSYGTATYRLKILLPDAGDYGIKITCITASARVFADDRQIIACGRPGDTPASTVHQYYADTGYFSADKDETEIIVQVANYLHSSGGIRYEIYFGGQQAITFLRLYHFFIDVALISGLFFMSVYFFGLGLQRKRNREALYFASYCLFSAIYAGTCSEGLINYAFRFISYTTSLKIMTFSLILNLYSLFKYVYYAFKVSYSRWVNMIINGITVFFVLLTCFTNFYISTYASSILFLGNIYVISLTLRIILKYIHTNIEGRYYLYTATFSSVILLITSFCVLALHIESNFFIPVFQPIFVLSLALYMSEKYENSYITIEELSERLVVLDKLKDDFLAKTSHELKTPLNGIINISQSLLDGAGGSLNVNQTEDIRLITRIGKRLSTLVYDILDYSRLKVMDIKLNITCLDVHQVVESTVEIFSYLIKGKPVILENKIPPDQYIILADENRLKQIITNLLDNSVKFTAQGSIVIDCRQDGEFLLIEIRDTGIGIPESKLKDIFTSYEQIEEQSTGTDGTGIGLTITKQLVELHQGQIFAQSEPGQGACFTFSMPLAKDNKLLGALPGKYEEYGLPQPSMVEKLPHTVNVGGEFFILAVDDEYSNLKALLNILTVCQYNVTIAGNAESALNLLKGPIKYNLCILDVMMPGMSGYEACRKVREVYSPLELPVLMLTAKALPEDLEAGFMSGANDFIQKPFEIGELKCRVNTLVQLKKSMDLLLEKETAFLQAQIRPHFLFNALNTISSFCYTNPAKAGELLSELGVFLRNTFDFSSTSSFIAIEKELRLVKAYVAIEQARFGKRLEMEYNIDPAVLKYSILPLLIQPIVENSIRHGLMKRNQGGKVALNLTLWEGRIKVEVIDNGVGMAAPILKGLMKLNHEGSGVGLKNVNRRLLSFYGSGLEISSAEGQGTAISFNIPARYS is encoded by the coding sequence ATGAATAATATAAGAGTACAAAAGTCCTTTTTTTATATAATGTTGATCATAATGGCCGTAAGTATCGCCGTTCCGGGTATCCGCCAGTTGTCGTCAGATGCTCCTGAAGCTGTAAACGGGACGCTGGATCTGAGAAATTATGATACCACAGATAAAACGGTAAAATTGAGCGGGGAATGGGAATTTTATTTTGACCAGCTTCTCACGCCCAGCGACTTTAAAAGCGAGCAGCCTGCAGGGAGAAGTGTGCAAAAGCTTCCCTCATCCTGGCGGGCCTATCAAATACAGGGTATAAATTTACCATCCTATGGAACGGCCACCTACCGTCTTAAAATATTGCTTCCTGACGCCGGCGATTATGGAATAAAAATAACCTGTATCACTGCTTCAGCCAGGGTCTTTGCTGACGACCGGCAAATCATCGCTTGCGGAAGACCCGGAGACACACCCGCATCCACCGTTCACCAATATTATGCTGACACTGGCTATTTCTCCGCCGATAAGGATGAAACCGAAATCATTGTCCAGGTTGCCAATTATCTTCACTCCTCCGGCGGAATTCGTTATGAAATTTATTTTGGCGGCCAGCAAGCAATTACTTTTTTACGCTTGTATCATTTCTTTATTGACGTCGCCTTAATTTCCGGTCTGTTTTTTATGTCCGTTTACTTCTTCGGCTTGGGTCTGCAAAGAAAACGCAACCGCGAAGCGCTGTACTTTGCTTCTTATTGTTTATTTTCAGCAATTTACGCCGGTACTTGCTCGGAAGGTCTTATCAACTATGCTTTTCGGTTTATAAGCTATACCACGTCGCTCAAAATTATGACGTTCTCCCTAATCTTGAACCTGTACTCTTTATTCAAGTATGTCTATTATGCTTTTAAGGTGTCTTATTCTCGCTGGGTCAATATGATCATTAACGGAATTACCGTCTTTTTTGTACTGTTGACCTGTTTTACCAATTTTTATATATCCACTTACGCTTCCTCTATCCTTTTTCTGGGAAATATTTATGTTATTTCTTTGACATTGCGTATTATCCTTAAATATATCCATACCAACATTGAAGGCAGGTATTACCTTTACACCGCTACATTCAGTTCCGTTATTTTATTAATAACCAGTTTTTGCGTTCTTGCCCTGCATATAGAATCGAACTTTTTTATTCCCGTCTTTCAGCCGATTTTTGTTTTATCCCTGGCGCTATACATGTCGGAGAAATATGAAAATTCCTATATAACTATTGAAGAGCTCAGCGAAAGGCTGGTTGTTTTAGACAAACTGAAAGACGACTTTCTGGCCAAAACCTCTCATGAACTGAAAACGCCGTTAAATGGCATTATCAATATTTCCCAATCCCTTTTAGACGGAGCAGGAGGAAGTTTAAATGTAAACCAAACTGAAGATATCCGGCTGATTACCAGAATAGGCAAACGACTTTCCACTTTGGTTTATGATATTTTAGACTATTCGAGATTGAAGGTTATGGATATCAAATTAAATATCACCTGCCTGGACGTACACCAGGTAGTGGAATCAACAGTAGAAATTTTCAGCTATCTGATTAAAGGAAAACCTGTTATTCTGGAAAATAAAATACCGCCGGATCAATATATTATCCTGGCGGATGAAAACAGGCTGAAACAGATTATCACCAACTTACTGGACAATAGCGTAAAATTCACGGCACAAGGAAGCATTGTGATCGACTGCCGCCAGGATGGAGAGTTCCTTTTGATTGAAATCAGGGATACAGGCATCGGCATTCCTGAAAGCAAACTAAAAGATATTTTTACTTCCTATGAGCAGATTGAAGAACAATCAACCGGTACGGATGGGACAGGCATCGGCTTGACAATAACCAAGCAGCTTGTTGAGCTTCATCAAGGGCAGATCTTTGCCCAATCGGAGCCGGGACAAGGGGCATGCTTTACTTTCTCCATGCCCCTTGCCAAAGACAACAAGCTTTTGGGAGCATTGCCAGGAAAATATGAGGAATACGGTTTACCCCAACCTTCAATGGTTGAAAAACTGCCGCATACGGTCAATGTGGGAGGAGAGTTTTTCATCCTTGCTGTTGATGATGAATACTCAAATTTAAAAGCCCTGTTAAATATACTGACGGTCTGCCAATACAATGTTACCATTGCCGGAAATGCAGAATCAGCTCTAAATCTTCTCAAGGGGCCTATAAAATACAATCTTTGTATCCTTGATGTCATGATGCCGGGCATGAGCGGCTATGAAGCATGTCGAAAAGTCAGGGAAGTTTATTCCCCTCTGGAACTTCCTGTACTTATGCTCACAGCCAAAGCGCTTCCTGAAGATCTGGAGGCCGGTTTTATGTCGGGAGCTAATGACTTCATACAGAAGCCCTTTGAAATCGGAGAGCTAAAATGCCGGGTCAATACACTTGTCCAGTTGAAAAAATCCATGGATTTGCTGCTGGAAAAGGAAACAGCTTTTTTGCAGGCCCAAATCAGGCCCCATTTTTTATTCAATGCTTTAAATACTATTAGTTCTTTTTGTTATACCAATCCTGCAAAGGCAGGGGAACTGCTTTCGGAATTAGGCGTTTTTTTAAGGAACACCTTCGATTTCTCCAGTACCTCTTCTTTTATAGCCATTGAAAAAGAACTCAGGCTGGTTAAGGCTTATGTGGCCATAGAACAAGCCAGGTTTGGCAAACGGCTTGAGATGGAATACAACATTGATCCCGCTGTCTTAAAGTATAGCATCCTTCCTCTCTTGATCCAGCCAATTGTGGAAAATTCCATCCGGCATGGCTTGATGAAAAGAAACCAAGGAGGGAAAGTTGCTTTAAATCTGACTCTTTGGGAAGGCCGGATTAAAGTGGAAGTCATAGACAATGGCGTCGGTATGGCCGCTCCGATCTTGAAGGGCTTGATGAAGCTAAACCATGAAGGCAGCGGTGTTGGTTTGAAGAATGTCAACCGCAGGCTGTTAAGTTTTTACGGTTCGGGTTTAGAAATTTCAAGCGCAGAAGGCCAGGGAACGGCAATATCGTTTAATATACCGGCAAGATATAGCTAA